The following is a genomic window from Dehalogenimonas sp. 4OHTPN.
GACGAATCGCTCCGCAAGGCGATGGACCTGGTGGCGCGGGTGAAATCAGCGCTGGCGCGGGCCGCCCCGCCCCTGGTCGCCGCCTCCCGCTCCCGCCTCGCCGACGGCGTTAGCCTGTCGCCGGAGGACAAGATCCGGCGGGGTTTGGCGTTGTAATCTCCTCTCCCGCGGCCTCGCGGGAGAGGAAAAAAGAAGAATAGGAGAAAAAGAATATGGCACTGACACTGGCAGAAGCATCCAAACTGTCCAATGACCTCCTGATGCAGGGCGTGGTGGAGACGATGATCAAAGAATCACCCGTCCTCCGCCGCCTGCCGTTTATTGAGATCGTCGGCAACGGCCTGACCTACAACCAGGAGAAGACCCTACCGGACATCGCCTTCTACGATGTCGGCGAAGAGTGGGCCGAAAGCACCCCGGAGTTCGAGCAGAAGACGGCGCACCTGAAGATCATGGGCGGCGACGCCGATGTGGACAATTTCCTGAAGACGACGCGTTCCAACCTCCAGGATCTCCAGGCTGCCGTCATTCAGCAGAAAGCCAAGGCCCTCAAGGACAAGTTCGAGCAGGTCTTCATCTACGGCGACGAGACAGGAAACCCTAAGGAGTTCGACGGCCTTAAAAAGCTCATCGATACCGGGACGGCCGGGACGCAGCTCATCGCCATGGGCGCTGCCGGGGCGGCGCTTACTCTCGAAAAGCTGGACGAACTGATCGATGCTGTCAAGGGCGGCAAGCCGGACCTGCTGCTCATGAGCCGGCGCACCCGCCGCAAGCTGAACGCCCTGCTGCGCGCCTCCGGCGGCGTCATCGAGACCGACCGGGACAGCTTCGGCAATTCCGTCCAGTACTGGGACGGCGTAGCGATTGGCGTCAATGACTGGATTCTGGATACCCATATCGTCGCCGGGTCCGTCGAAACGGCCGCGGTCGGCGGGGATTGCTCGACGGTGTATGCCGTCCAGTTCGGCGAGGGCGCCCTGT
Proteins encoded in this region:
- a CDS encoding major capsid protein, whose amino-acid sequence is MALTLAEASKLSNDLLMQGVVETMIKESPVLRRLPFIEIVGNGLTYNQEKTLPDIAFYDVGEEWAESTPEFEQKTAHLKIMGGDADVDNFLKTTRSNLQDLQAAVIQQKAKALKDKFEQVFIYGDETGNPKEFDGLKKLIDTGTAGTQLIAMGAAGAALTLEKLDELIDAVKGGKPDLLLMSRRTRRKLNALLRASGGVIETDRDSFGNSVQYWDGVAIGVNDWILDTHIVAGSVETAAVGGDCSTVYAVQFGEGALSGLSAPGFIQVENLGSLEDKDAVRTRVKWYASLALFSAVKAAALIGVKD